In one Parvibaculum sp. genomic region, the following are encoded:
- the dnaA gene encoding chromosomal replication initiator protein DnaA: MSLNDQWRRVRARLQAELGEATFNSWFKQIDLIGVGDGRVMLSVPTRFIRNWIVSHYADRLAKLWADEDEGFARVDILVAAGEPKPESIAESIEEPSRDKRPVSAPAQADGAVVASAIPSGLEDAGVGAPLDPRFTFDAFVVGKSNELAHAAARRVAEATDVSFNPLFLYGGVGLGKTHLMHAIAWEIRTRQPERKVLYLSAEKFMYQFVRALRFKDTMAFKQQFRSVDVLMIDDVQFISGKDSTQEEFFHTFNALIDHNRQVIISADRSPSDLEGIEERIRSRLGWGLAADIHPTDYELRLGILQAKADDMMQKNGPVTIPPGVLEFLAHRIVSNVRELEGALKRVVAYASFVGRPITLDMSQEVLRDLLRSNDRKITIEEIQRRVAEYYNVRLADMLSARRARAVARPRQVAMYLAKQLTSRSLPEIGRKFGGRDHTTVIHAVRKIDELCHLDSGIEEDVDLLRRMLEGGHAPN, encoded by the coding sequence ATGAGCCTCAACGATCAGTGGCGCCGTGTGCGCGCCCGGTTGCAGGCCGAACTCGGCGAGGCGACATTCAACAGCTGGTTCAAGCAGATCGATCTGATCGGCGTCGGCGACGGCCGCGTCATGCTGAGCGTGCCGACGCGCTTCATTCGCAACTGGATCGTCTCGCATTATGCCGACCGGCTGGCGAAGCTCTGGGCGGACGAGGACGAAGGCTTTGCCCGTGTCGACATTCTGGTTGCGGCGGGCGAGCCCAAACCGGAAAGCATTGCAGAAAGCATCGAAGAGCCGTCGCGCGACAAGCGCCCCGTCTCCGCGCCGGCACAGGCCGATGGTGCGGTCGTCGCGAGTGCCATTCCGTCGGGTCTCGAGGATGCCGGTGTCGGCGCGCCGCTCGATCCGCGCTTCACATTCGACGCATTCGTCGTCGGCAAGTCGAACGAGCTTGCGCATGCGGCCGCCCGCCGCGTCGCCGAAGCGACGGATGTCAGCTTCAACCCGCTCTTTCTCTATGGCGGCGTCGGTCTCGGCAAGACGCATCTGATGCACGCCATTGCCTGGGAAATCCGCACCCGCCAGCCCGAGCGCAAGGTGCTTTATCTCTCCGCCGAAAAATTCATGTACCAGTTCGTCCGCGCGCTGCGCTTCAAGGACACGATGGCCTTCAAGCAGCAGTTCCGTTCGGTCGACGTGCTGATGATCGACGACGTGCAATTCATATCCGGCAAGGATTCGACGCAGGAAGAATTCTTCCACACCTTCAACGCGTTGATCGACCACAACCGGCAGGTCATCATCTCGGCCGACCGCTCGCCCTCCGATCTCGAAGGCATCGAAGAGCGCATTCGCTCCCGCCTCGGCTGGGGGCTTGCCGCCGACATCCACCCGACCGACTACGAGCTGCGTCTCGGCATCCTTCAGGCCAAGGCCGACGATATGATGCAGAAGAACGGCCCGGTGACCATTCCGCCGGGCGTTCTGGAATTTCTCGCCCACCGCATCGTTTCCAATGTGCGCGAGCTTGAAGGCGCGTTGAAGCGCGTCGTCGCCTATGCCTCCTTTGTCGGCCGCCCGATCACGCTCGACATGTCGCAGGAAGTGCTGCGCGACCTGTTGCGTTCCAACGACCGCAAGATCACGATCGAGGAAATCCAGCGCCGCGTCGCCGAATATTACAACGTCCGCCTCGCCGACATGCTTTCGGCGCGCCGCGCCCGGGCGGTTGCCCGTCCGCGCCAGGTAGCGATGTATCTCGCCAAGCAGCTGACCTCGCGCTCCCTGCCCGAGATCGGCCGCAAATTCGGCGGTCGCGACCACACGACGGTCATCCATGCGGTCCGCAAGATCGACGAGCTTTGCCACCTCGATTCGGGCATTGAAGAGGACGTCGATCTCCTGCGCCGGATGCTCGAGGGCGGACACGCCCCCAACTGA
- the dnaN gene encoding DNA polymerase III subunit beta, protein MKITIERGALLKSLNHVQSVVERRNTIPILSNVLIKAADGQLSLTATDLDIEIVEAIDADVAQAGATTASAHTLYDIVRKLPEGAQVELSTGADEGRLQLTAGRSRFALQSLPQEDFPAMAAGSLPHRFEIPADAMRRLIDKTRFAISTEETRYYLNGIYVHAVESGKQKALRAVATDGHRLAQVDYDLPDGASGMPGVIVPRKTVLELQKLLEGDTGSLSVGVSETKIRFEFSGIVLTSKLIDGTFPDYGRVIPAGNDKMMQVDGKRFAEAVDRVSTISTEKSRAVKLNLDEGKLTLSVTNPDSGSATEELSVAYSSTPLEIGFNARYLLDITGQIDGAEATFAFADSGSPTLVRDSEDGMAIYVLMPMRV, encoded by the coding sequence ATGAAGATCACGATCGAACGGGGCGCGCTGCTCAAGTCTCTCAACCATGTGCAGTCGGTCGTCGAACGCCGCAACACAATTCCCATTCTCTCCAATGTGCTGATCAAGGCCGCCGACGGCCAGTTGAGCCTGACAGCGACCGATCTCGACATCGAGATCGTGGAGGCGATCGATGCCGATGTCGCGCAAGCCGGCGCGACCACGGCGTCCGCCCACACGCTCTACGACATTGTGCGCAAGCTGCCGGAAGGCGCGCAGGTCGAGCTCTCGACCGGCGCCGACGAGGGGCGCCTGCAACTGACGGCCGGCCGCTCGCGCTTTGCGCTGCAGTCGCTGCCGCAGGAAGACTTCCCGGCGATGGCCGCGGGCTCCCTGCCGCATCGCTTCGAGATTCCGGCCGACGCCATGCGCCGCCTGATCGACAAGACGCGTTTTGCGATCTCCACCGAGGAAACGCGCTACTACCTGAACGGCATCTATGTGCACGCGGTCGAGAGCGGCAAACAGAAAGCCCTGCGTGCGGTCGCAACGGACGGCCACAGGCTTGCCCAAGTCGATTACGACCTGCCCGACGGCGCCTCCGGCATGCCGGGCGTCATCGTCCCCCGCAAGACGGTGCTCGAATTGCAGAAGCTGCTGGAAGGCGACACGGGCTCACTGTCGGTCGGCGTATCGGAAACCAAAATCCGCTTCGAGTTCAGCGGCATCGTCCTGACCTCAAAGCTGATCGACGGCACCTTCCCGGATTACGGGCGCGTCATCCCGGCGGGCAACGACAAGATGATGCAGGTGGACGGCAAGCGGTTTGCGGAAGCCGTCGATCGCGTCTCGACGATCTCGACCGAAAAGTCCCGCGCCGTGAAACTCAATCTCGACGAGGGCAAGCTGACGCTCTCTGTCACCAATCCGGATTCGGGCAGCGCGACCGAGGAACTTTCGGTTGCCTATTCGAGCACGCCGCTGGAGATCGGCTTCAACGCGCGCTACCTGCTCGACATCACCGGCCAGATCGACGGCGCGGAGGCGACGTTCGCCTTTGCCGATTCCGGCTCGCCGACGCTTGTGCGCGACAGCGAGGACGGCATGGCGATCTATGTTTTGATGCCGATGCGCGTCTAG
- the recF gene encoding DNA replication/repair protein RecF, which yields MHPTGELIAVERPAAHARIGLSRLVVTDFRSYARAELALDGRPAVLTGENGAGKTNLLEAISLLSPGRGLRGVPYAEIARDEGAGGWAVAATLETAQGPLRIGTGIEPGAEPAARSRTVRIDGEVAGPSALAAHIRTVWLTPAMDRLFLDGASDRRHFFDRLVMGFDPAHGARVNAYDRALRERNRLLADGVFDDAWLSGLETQMAEHGVAIAAARVETLARLRGALDAAETHAFPRAEVALDGTLEAALESDAAVDIEDAFRRELAAMRGRDAAAGRALTGPHRTDLAVRHVARDREARSCSTGEQKALLIGIVLANARLLAARGTPPLLLLDEIAAHLDEKRRAALFDEIVALGLQAFLTGADPSLFETLGARAQNFRVARGAIENAG from the coding sequence GTGCATCCTACGGGTGAGTTGATCGCTGTCGAAAGGCCGGCGGCCCATGCACGCATCGGCCTGAGCCGTCTTGTGGTCACGGACTTCCGTTCCTATGCGCGCGCCGAACTGGCACTGGACGGACGGCCCGCCGTGCTGACGGGCGAAAACGGCGCCGGAAAGACAAACCTGCTCGAAGCGATTTCGCTGCTCTCGCCGGGCCGCGGACTTCGCGGCGTTCCCTATGCCGAAATCGCGCGCGACGAAGGCGCGGGTGGCTGGGCCGTCGCCGCGACGCTCGAAACCGCACAAGGCCCCTTGCGCATCGGCACCGGCATCGAACCGGGCGCGGAGCCCGCCGCGCGCAGCCGCACGGTTCGGATCGACGGCGAAGTCGCGGGCCCCTCGGCGCTCGCCGCGCATATCCGCACCGTCTGGCTGACGCCCGCCATGGATCGGCTCTTTCTCGATGGCGCGAGCGACCGCCGCCATTTTTTCGACCGCCTCGTCATGGGCTTCGATCCGGCGCATGGTGCGCGCGTCAACGCCTATGACCGGGCGCTGCGCGAGCGCAACCGCCTGCTCGCCGACGGCGTTTTCGACGACGCCTGGCTGTCGGGTCTCGAAACCCAGATGGCCGAGCATGGCGTAGCGATTGCCGCTGCGCGCGTCGAAACGCTGGCCAGGTTGCGCGGCGCGCTCGATGCGGCTGAGACGCATGCCTTTCCGCGCGCCGAGGTGGCGCTCGACGGAACGCTCGAAGCCGCGCTCGAAAGTGACGCGGCGGTCGACATCGAAGATGCTTTCCGCCGCGAGCTTGCCGCCATGCGCGGCCGCGACGCCGCCGCCGGGCGCGCGCTCACCGGCCCGCATCGCACCGACCTTGCGGTCCGGCACGTGGCGCGCGATCGCGAGGCGCGAAGCTGTTCGACAGGCGAGCAGAAGGCGCTGCTGATCGGCATCGTGCTGGCCAATGCGCGCCTGCTGGCGGCGCGCGGCACGCCGCCGCTGCTGTTGCTCGACGAAATCGCGGCACATCTCGACGAAAAGCGCCGCGCCGCGCTGTTCGACGAGATCGTCGCTTTGGGCCTGCAGGCCTTTCTGACGGGCGCCGACCCGTCGCTTTTTGAAACTCTCGGCGCGCGGGCACAGAATTTCCGTGTCGCGCGCGGCGCCATCGAAAATGCCGGCTAG
- a CDS encoding ATP-dependent Clp protease proteolytic subunit: MRNDNETPDIDALKGQFTPLVEHGLFKSRTILVTGEINDRQARTVSERLLAMAGESDDPITLIVSSPGGHVESGDMIHDMIKYIKPRVRTLGTGWVASAGALIYVAADREDRYCLPNTRFLLHEPRGGIGGSATEIDIQAREVLKMRERLNLIFAEATGQPLEKIVKDTNRDHWMNAEEAKAYGVVGKIVRTAAEIA; encoded by the coding sequence ATGAGAAACGACAACGAGACCCCCGATATCGACGCACTGAAGGGCCAGTTCACGCCGCTGGTCGAGCATGGCCTCTTCAAGTCGCGCACCATACTCGTCACCGGCGAGATCAACGATCGTCAGGCCCGCACCGTTTCCGAGCGGCTGCTGGCGATGGCCGGCGAGAGCGACGATCCGATCACGCTGATCGTTTCCTCGCCCGGCGGCCATGTCGAATCCGGCGACATGATCCACGACATGATCAAATACATCAAACCGCGCGTCCGCACATTGGGCACCGGCTGGGTCGCAAGCGCCGGCGCGCTGATCTATGTGGCGGCCGACCGCGAGGACCGCTATTGCCTGCCGAACACGCGCTTCCTGCTGCACGAACCGCGCGGCGGCATCGGCGGCTCGGCGACCGAAATTGACATTCAGGCGCGCGAGGTTCTGAAGATGCGCGAACGCCTGAACCTGATCTTCGCCGAAGCGACAGGCCAGCCGCTCGAAAAGATCGTCAAGGACACCAATCGCGATCATTGGATGAACGCCGAGGAAGCAAAGGCCTACGGCGTCGTCGGCAAGATCGTCCGCACTGCGGCCGAAATCGCCTGA
- the gyrB gene encoding DNA topoisomerase (ATP-hydrolyzing) subunit B — translation MSTPVENTPEEYGAESIKVLKGLDAVRKRPGMYIGDTDDGSGLHHMVYEVVDNSIDEALAGYCDAVNVRLNADGSCTVWDNGRGIPVEIHKGEGVSAAEVIMTQLHAGGKFDQNSYKVSGGLHGVGVSVVNALSDWLELRIWRAGKEHLIRFQHGVPDAPLAIVGDAPKDAAGKPLSGTEITFHPSSGTFTQTEFDFGTLEHRLRELAFLNSGVRINLTDNRGVEPKVVDLMYEGGLEAFVRFLDRTKAPLIQTPIAISAERDGITVEVAMWWNDSYHENVLCFTNNIPQRDGGTHLAGYRGALTRVINAYANESGIAKKEKVTLTGDDAREGLTCVLSVKVPDPKFSSQTKDKLVSSEVRPVVEGLVNDALSTWLEEHPAEARQIVSKVVEAAAAREAARKARELTRRKGALDVSSLPGKLADCQERDPAKSELFIVEGDSAGGSAKQARDRSNQAVLPLRGKILNVERARFDKMLSSNEIGTLITALGTGIGRDDFNIEKLRYHKIIIMTDADVDGAHIRTLLLTFFYRQMPEVIERGHLYIAQPPLYKVRRGTSETYLKNEKALNDFLAATGIEDMVLTLADGSQRAGPDLSDIVSKARAVRTVLDGLPGKYPRFVIEQAAIAGALNPKALAEETHAKEAAAYIARRLDLLSEETERGWTGETTSDGGLRFAREVRGVREEVSIDGPLIASADARRLDGYTGHLQEVYGKAATLRRKDETHLIRSPSQLFDAILAAGSKGNSVQRYKGLGEMNPDQLWETTLDREARSLLQVKIRELDEADDLFVKLMGDVVEPRRDFIRENALNVANLDI, via the coding sequence ATGTCCACGCCCGTCGAAAATACGCCCGAGGAATATGGTGCGGAATCGATCAAGGTCCTGAAAGGCCTCGATGCGGTCCGCAAGCGTCCGGGCATGTATATCGGTGACACCGACGACGGCTCGGGCCTCCATCACATGGTCTACGAGGTCGTCGACAACTCGATCGACGAGGCGCTGGCCGGCTATTGCGACGCGGTCAATGTGCGTCTCAATGCCGATGGCTCCTGCACCGTCTGGGACAATGGCCGCGGCATTCCGGTCGAAATCCACAAGGGCGAAGGCGTGTCGGCGGCCGAAGTCATCATGACCCAGCTTCATGCCGGCGGTAAGTTCGACCAGAACTCCTACAAGGTCTCGGGCGGCCTGCACGGCGTCGGCGTGTCGGTGGTCAACGCGCTTTCCGACTGGCTCGAATTGCGCATCTGGCGCGCCGGCAAGGAACATCTGATCCGCTTCCAGCACGGCGTCCCCGATGCGCCGCTGGCGATCGTCGGTGATGCGCCGAAAGACGCCGCCGGCAAGCCCCTCAGCGGCACCGAGATCACGTTTCATCCCTCGTCCGGCACCTTCACCCAGACCGAATTCGACTTCGGCACGCTCGAGCATCGCCTGCGCGAACTGGCGTTCCTCAATTCGGGTGTCCGCATCAATCTCACCGACAATCGCGGCGTTGAGCCGAAAGTGGTGGACCTGATGTATGAGGGCGGACTCGAAGCCTTTGTCCGCTTCCTCGATCGCACCAAGGCGCCGTTGATCCAGACGCCGATCGCCATTTCCGCCGAGCGCGACGGCATCACGGTCGAAGTCGCGATGTGGTGGAACGACAGCTATCACGAGAACGTCCTCTGCTTCACCAACAACATCCCGCAGCGCGACGGCGGCACGCATCTGGCAGGTTATCGCGGCGCGCTGACCCGCGTCATCAACGCTTATGCGAACGAAAGCGGCATCGCGAAGAAGGAAAAGGTCACGCTGACCGGCGACGACGCGCGCGAGGGCCTGACCTGTGTGCTGTCGGTCAAGGTGCCCGATCCGAAATTTTCCTCGCAGACGAAAGACAAGCTCGTCTCTTCCGAAGTGCGCCCCGTCGTCGAAGGCCTCGTCAACGACGCGCTGTCGACCTGGCTTGAGGAGCACCCGGCGGAAGCACGCCAGATCGTCTCCAAGGTCGTCGAGGCCGCTGCCGCCCGCGAGGCCGCGCGCAAGGCCCGCGAGCTGACGCGGCGCAAGGGCGCGCTCGATGTGTCGAGCCTGCCCGGCAAGCTCGCCGATTGTCAGGAGCGCGACCCGGCGAAATCCGAACTCTTCATTGTCGAGGGCGATTCGGCCGGCGGCTCGGCCAAGCAGGCGCGCGACCGATCCAATCAGGCCGTCCTGCCGCTTCGGGGCAAGATCCTCAATGTCGAGCGTGCGCGTTTCGACAAGATGCTCTCCTCAAACGAAATCGGCACGCTCATCACCGCGCTCGGCACAGGGATCGGCCGCGACGATTTCAACATCGAGAAGCTGCGCTACCACAAGATCATCATCATGACCGACGCCGACGTCGACGGCGCGCATATCCGCACGCTGCTTCTGACGTTCTTCTACCGGCAGATGCCGGAAGTCATCGAGCGCGGCCATCTCTACATCGCCCAACCGCCGCTCTACAAGGTGCGCCGCGGAACGTCGGAGACCTATCTGAAAAACGAAAAGGCGCTCAACGATTTCCTGGCGGCGACCGGCATCGAGGACATGGTGCTGACGCTCGCAGACGGGTCGCAGCGCGCCGGGCCCGACCTCTCCGACATCGTGTCGAAGGCGCGTGCCGTCAGGACTGTGCTCGACGGATTGCCGGGCAAGTATCCCCGCTTCGTCATCGAACAGGCCGCGATCGCCGGTGCGCTAAACCCGAAAGCGCTGGCCGAGGAGACGCATGCCAAGGAAGCCGCCGCATACATTGCTCGCCGTCTCGATCTGCTGTCGGAAGAAACCGAACGCGGCTGGACCGGCGAGACGACGTCGGATGGCGGATTGCGTTTCGCCCGCGAAGTCCGCGGCGTGCGCGAGGAGGTGTCGATCGACGGCCCGCTGATCGCCAGCGCCGACGCGCGGCGCCTCGATGGATATACCGGCCATCTGCAGGAAGTATATGGAAAGGCGGCAACGCTGCGCCGCAAGGACGAAACCCATCTCATCCGCTCGCCCTCGCAGCTCTTCGACGCCATTCTGGCCGCCGGTTCCAAGGGCAATTCGGTTCAGCGCTACAAGGGTCTCGGTGAGATGAACCCCGACCAGCTCTGGGAAACCACGCTCGACCGGGAGGCGCGCTCGCTGCTGCAGGTCAAGATCCGCGAACTCGACGAGGCGGACGATCTCTTCGTCAAGCTGATGGGCGACGTGGTCGAACCGCGCCGCGACTTCATCCGCGAAAACGCCCTGAATGTTGCCAATCTCGACATTTGA
- a CDS encoding PBP1A family penicillin-binding protein: MRRAAAPAWQDEVQGSMASRKPTTGFARRGAADDGDWTVVRVPGLRPVRLGVGANASTADDYDEDDDEDMARWEDDAFEDRGMRRLDPSFEPRKKPAPKPRKPAPKPTRPVKKSSSAKTPPKAARRKPAGKSSTARKRTPSRRGNVLGAAFYYGSVLALWGVIAFGGLLFWYGLNLPDTSGLYNVRQAPSISIRAIDGQVLSHRGDLKGGYTLLADLPAHVPAAVLATEDRRFYWHFGVDPVGLGRAMVENYRAGAYVQGGSTITQQLAKNIFLRPDRTLSRKIEEMVLAVWLELRFSKEEILTLYLNRVYFGGGAYGIEAASERYFRKPARALTLPEAAMLAGLLKAPSRYSPTNDIDLARGRAAIVLSNMVAAGYISPDEAHLANVSPASLEGYAARGSINYFVDWVAEALPDYAGRSAADVDVVTTIDPVLQREAELVIAAVLANDGEAMNAGQAALVAMTPDGAVRAMVGGRSYALSQFNRAVQAKRQPGSAFKPFVYLAAIEKGMSPDTMRVDRPVTYGGWSPSNYSGRFEGEVTLRTALAKSINTVAVQVAREVGVRNVVSAARRLGLQEELPSNLSLALGSGSATLIELTAAYATFANGGYGVIPHGISEVYAQSGEELYRRHGSGLGRVIDERTAGAMNNMLKAVMISGTGRNAALGERPSGGKTGTSQDFRDAWFIGYTADLVVGIWVGNDNGAPMKNVTGGTLPARIWHDFMMRTQGEVPVAELPDMVVAEVPQTSVFPASAIGDGGEREYEWEEPGFFDRLFGRGEPRRPLLEPGGRR, translated from the coding sequence GTGCGCCGCGCAGCTGCGCCGGCGTGGCAGGACGAGGTTCAAGGCTCCATGGCATCCCGCAAGCCGACAACAGGGTTCGCGCGGCGCGGCGCGGCGGATGACGGCGACTGGACGGTCGTTCGCGTCCCCGGCTTGCGTCCGGTGCGGCTCGGCGTCGGTGCCAACGCCTCCACCGCCGACGATTACGACGAGGATGACGACGAGGACATGGCGCGCTGGGAAGACGATGCCTTCGAAGATCGCGGCATGCGCCGTCTCGATCCGTCGTTCGAACCGCGCAAAAAGCCCGCGCCGAAACCGCGCAAGCCGGCACCCAAACCCACGCGCCCGGTAAAAAAATCGTCATCCGCCAAGACGCCGCCCAAAGCCGCGCGCCGCAAGCCTGCCGGCAAGTCGTCCACCGCACGCAAGCGCACGCCGTCGCGTCGCGGCAACGTGCTCGGCGCCGCATTCTATTACGGCTCGGTGCTGGCGCTCTGGGGTGTCATCGCGTTTGGCGGCCTGCTGTTCTGGTACGGCCTCAATCTGCCCGACACGTCGGGCCTTTATAACGTCCGTCAGGCGCCGTCGATTTCCATTCGCGCCATCGACGGTCAGGTGTTGAGCCATCGCGGCGACCTGAAAGGTGGCTACACGCTGCTCGCCGATCTGCCGGCGCATGTGCCGGCAGCAGTGCTGGCGACCGAGGACCGCCGCTTCTACTGGCATTTTGGCGTCGATCCCGTCGGTCTCGGCCGCGCGATGGTCGAGAACTATCGCGCTGGCGCCTATGTGCAGGGCGGATCGACGATCACCCAGCAATTGGCCAAGAACATCTTCCTGAGGCCCGACCGCACGCTCTCGCGCAAGATCGAGGAAATGGTGCTCGCCGTCTGGCTGGAGCTGCGCTTCTCGAAAGAAGAAATCCTGACGCTCTATCTGAACCGCGTCTATTTCGGTGGCGGCGCCTACGGCATCGAAGCGGCATCGGAGCGCTATTTCAGGAAGCCGGCCCGCGCCCTGACATTGCCCGAAGCGGCGATGCTGGCAGGATTGCTGAAAGCGCCGTCGCGCTATTCGCCGACCAACGACATCGATCTGGCCCGCGGCCGCGCTGCCATCGTGCTGAGCAACATGGTCGCCGCCGGCTACATCTCGCCCGACGAAGCGCATCTGGCAAATGTCAGCCCGGCCTCGCTCGAAGGCTATGCGGCGCGCGGTTCGATCAATTATTTTGTCGACTGGGTGGCCGAGGCCCTGCCGGATTATGCCGGACGCTCCGCCGCCGATGTCGATGTCGTCACCACCATCGATCCGGTTCTCCAGCGCGAAGCCGAGCTTGTCATCGCCGCCGTCCTCGCGAACGACGGCGAGGCGATGAATGCCGGTCAGGCGGCGCTTGTCGCGATGACGCCGGATGGCGCGGTGCGCGCCATGGTCGGCGGCCGTTCCTATGCGCTGAGCCAGTTCAACCGCGCGGTCCAGGCCAAGCGCCAGCCGGGTTCGGCCTTCAAGCCTTTCGTCTATCTGGCGGCCATCGAAAAGGGCATGAGCCCCGACACGATGCGTGTCGATCGTCCGGTGACCTATGGCGGCTGGTCGCCCTCGAACTATAGCGGCCGATTCGAAGGCGAGGTCACGCTGCGCACGGCGCTGGCGAAATCGATCAACACAGTCGCGGTGCAGGTCGCGCGCGAGGTTGGCGTCCGCAATGTCGTTTCCGCCGCCCGCCGCCTCGGCCTGCAGGAGGAACTGCCGTCGAACCTGTCGCTGGCGCTCGGTTCCGGCAGCGCCACCCTGATCGAACTGACCGCCGCCTACGCAACTTTCGCCAATGGCGGCTACGGCGTCATTCCGCACGGCATTTCGGAAGTCTATGCGCAATCGGGCGAGGAGCTCTATCGCCGCCACGGCTCCGGCCTCGGCCGTGTCATCGACGAACGCACCGCCGGCGCGATGAACAACATGCTGAAAGCCGTGATGATCTCTGGCACGGGCCGCAACGCGGCGCTCGGCGAGCGGCCGTCCGGCGGCAAGACCGGCACCAGCCAGGACTTCCGCGACGCGTGGTTCATCGGCTACACCGCCGATCTCGTCGTCGGCATCTGGGTCGGCAACGACAACGGCGCACCGATGAAGAACGTCACGGGCGGCACCTTGCCGGCGCGCATCTGGCACGACTTCATGATGCGCACGCAAGGCGAGGTACCGGTCGCCGAACTTCCCGACATGGTGGTCGCCGAAGTACCGCAAACATCCGTCTTCCCGGCATCGGCGATAGGCGATGGGGGTGAGCGCGAATATGAATGGGAAGAACCCGGCTTCTTCGACCGTCTCTTCGGCCGCGGCGAACCACGCCGGCCTCTCTTGGAGCCCGGCGGTCGCCGCTAG
- a CDS encoding multidrug effflux MFS transporter has product MRLSPGTALFTVFLGALTAVGPLSTDMYLPSLPAIALAFAADTGATQLTLSAHLVGFAGSQLFYGPMSDRYGRRPVLLAGLILYIAGCFASLFVGSIEELIAARFFQAIGGGASVVLARAVVRDLYEGPAAGQMLARMAAIMGIVPALAPMLGGVIEAAYGWKMNFVVMGAFGAVLVLIVLTSLDETMPPARRQSAAPRAIFSHYRRLIADRRYLRYLAIASTCFAGLFAFISGSSFVLQGLYGLSPVVYGFCFGLMAAGYIAGSLTGGRLVRRLGIDDTLKIGGASACVAGFAMLAGTLATISPLAIVIPVMLYGFAVGLTMPQAMAGALTPFPEIAGTASALLGFLQAGAAAGVGIYVGHGVGASAMPMVGTIAATGLLAFAVTVFRRPQA; this is encoded by the coding sequence ATGAGGCTTTCGCCGGGTACCGCTCTCTTCACCGTCTTTCTCGGTGCGTTGACGGCGGTCGGTCCGCTGTCGACCGATATGTACCTGCCCTCGCTGCCCGCCATTGCGCTCGCCTTCGCGGCCGATACCGGCGCAACGCAACTCACCTTGAGCGCACATCTCGTCGGCTTTGCCGGCTCGCAGCTTTTTTACGGACCGATGTCCGACCGCTACGGGCGGCGGCCGGTGCTGCTTGCGGGTCTCATCCTCTATATCGCGGGCTGCTTCGCCTCGCTTTTCGTGGGTTCCATCGAAGAGCTGATCGCGGCGCGTTTCTTTCAGGCAATCGGCGGCGGCGCCTCGGTGGTGCTGGCGCGCGCCGTCGTGCGCGACCTCTATGAAGGGCCGGCGGCCGGACAGATGCTGGCGCGCATGGCCGCGATCATGGGCATCGTGCCGGCGCTGGCGCCGATGCTGGGCGGCGTCATCGAAGCGGCTTATGGCTGGAAGATGAATTTTGTCGTCATGGGCGCTTTCGGCGCCGTGCTGGTGCTGATCGTTCTGACCAGCCTCGACGAAACGATGCCGCCAGCGCGACGGCAAAGTGCGGCGCCGCGCGCGATCTTCAGCCACTACCGGCGCCTCATCGCCGACCGGCGCTACCTGCGTTATCTCGCCATCGCCAGCACCTGTTTCGCGGGCCTCTTTGCCTTCATCTCCGGTTCGTCCTTCGTGCTGCAAGGTCTCTACGGGTTGTCGCCCGTCGTCTACGGATTTTGCTTCGGGCTGATGGCAGCGGGCTATATCGCCGGTTCGCTGACCGGCGGGCGACTGGTCCGGCGGCTCGGCATCGACGACACATTGAAAATCGGCGGCGCTTCGGCCTGCGTGGCCGGGTTCGCAATGCTCGCCGGCACGCTCGCAACCATCTCGCCGCTCGCGATTGTCATACCCGTCATGCTTTACGGATTTGCGGTCGGGCTCACCATGCCGCAGGCGATGGCGGGCGCGCTGACGCCGTTTCCGGAAATCGCCGGCACCGCGTCGGCGCTGTTGGGCTTCCTGCAGGCCGGAGCAGCAGCGGGTGTCGGCATCTATGTGGGCCACGGCGTCGGCGCGAGCGCCATGCCGATGGTCGGCACGATCGCGGCGACCGGACTGCTGGCATTCGCCGTGACGGTTTTCAGGCGGCCTCAGGCCTAG